A genome region from Numida meleagris isolate 19003 breed g44 Domestic line chromosome 14, NumMel1.0, whole genome shotgun sequence includes the following:
- the RNF34 gene encoding E3 ubiquitin-protein ligase RNF34, whose product MKAGATSMWASCCGLLNEVMGTGAVRGQQSGFAGGAGPFRFAPNTGFSSCPSPAAAGANVVCKACGLPFSVFRKKHVCCDCKKDFCSVCSISQENLRRCSTCHLLQETAFQRPQLMRLKVKDLRQYLLLRNIPTDTCREKEDLVDLVLCHHGLGSEEDMDASSLRSSRSQTSGFFTHPFSMSVSVSSQGELANRGGSTGTPLRGQTETSSINNEEEESAEEQTPGLSRKRARASLSDISSLEDIEGLSVRQLKEILACNFVNYSGCCEKWELVEKVSRLYRESEENHKTQGEKVQLNDNDDNLCRICMDAVIDCVLLECGHMVTCTKCGKRMSECPICRQYVVRAVHVFKS is encoded by the exons gcAGGAGCTACTTCCATGTGGGCTTCCTGCTGTGGCTTGCTGAATGAAGTCATGGGTACTGGAGCTGTCCGTGGCCAACAGTCCGGCTTTGCGGGAGGCGCTGGCCCGTTCCGCTTTGCCCCTAACACAGGATTTTCGTCGTGtccatctccagctgcagcaggtgctAACGTGGTTTGCAAAGCCTGCGGGCTTCCCTTTTCagtttttaggaaaaaa CACGTGTGTTGTGACTGCAAGAAGGATTTTTGCTCGGTTTGTTCCATCTCACAAGAGAACCTCAGAAGATGTTCTACTTGTCACTTGCTGcaagaaacagcatttcagcGACCGCAGCTAATGAGATTGAAAGTAAAGGATCTGCGTCAGTACCTGCTTCTCAGAAACATACCGACAGATACTTGCAGGGAGAAAGAAGACTTGGTGGATCTCGTGCTGTGCCACCACGGCCTGGGCTCCGAGGAGGATATGGACGCTAGTAGCTTGCGCTCGTCGCGGTCACAGACTTCTGGGTTTTTTACTCATCCATTTTCTATGTCGGTGTCAGTGTCGTCTCAAGGAGAACTTGCAAACAGAGGGGGAAGCACAGGGACACCTTTACGG GGACAAACAGAAACATCTTCTataaataatgaagaagaagaaagtgcCGAGGAACAG ACTCCCGGATTGTCCAGAAAACGAGCAAGAGCGTCTCTGTCTGATATTTCAAGTCTGGAAGACATCGAAGGCTTGAGTGTTCGGCAGCTGAAGGAGATCCTTGCGTGTAACTTTGTCAACTACTCAGGATGCTGTGAGAAATGGGAACTTGTGGAAAAAGTGAGCAGGCTGTACAGAGAGAGTGAGGAAAACCACAAGACAC AGGGTGAGAAGGTACAGCTGAATGACAACGATGACAACTTGTGCCGGATCTGCATGGATGCAGTGATCGACTGCGTCCTGCTGGAGTGCGGCCACATGGTGACTTGCACAAAGTGCGGCAAGAGAATGAGCGAGTGCCCCATCTGCCGGCAGTACGTTGTACGGGCTGTGCATGTCTTTAAATCTTAA